A window of the Bacteroidota bacterium genome harbors these coding sequences:
- a CDS encoding YCF48-related protein, whose translation MKHLIAVLSILTLAATARAQTQQQPDSVPPTQGWVQADTTGISFDPSYLIDLNTLPSIETARAGSVPMAWSINSNLLKWQPAPPPKGEPWFWSSSYGFILSNYTIRTTDAGRTWDTLGHGPQYTAPGCFAAPSTLFTCGSNFISRTTDSGTTWSEQQINSPDLNAISFSNAREGYAVGAVYLGSAACFQTTDGGDHWNRLEILAPYPLTGVFAIAGTREAVAVGYNGYVTRTRNGGASWDTIAKGLTKHDLRSVAFKGQYGIIVGEGPTILATSDWGETWVNQKPPTTSDLDRVVMYDSLHAVATGEKGTILVTANGGLSWVGPPPSQDSLSVQVFPNPASGQTQISYSLLKPQHVTLTIFDVSGVAVATVLNYSYQAGPETVPLNTSVLAAGTYFYRLQSEEYSTQGSFTVIH comes from the coding sequence ATGAAGCATCTCATAGCAGTTCTTAGCATTCTCACGCTTGCGGCCACCGCCCGAGCGCAGACGCAGCAGCAGCCCGATTCTGTCCCGCCCACCCAGGGATGGGTGCAAGCAGATACCACTGGCATATCGTTCGATCCCAGCTACCTAATCGATTTAAATACCTTACCATCCATTGAGACAGCTCGCGCAGGGTCCGTACCAATGGCATGGAGCATTAATAGCAACCTACTAAAATGGCAGCCTGCACCTCCGCCGAAAGGTGAGCCCTGGTTTTGGTCGAGTTCATACGGGTTCATACTTAGTAATTACACGATTCGCACGACCGATGCGGGACGAACATGGGATACCCTTGGCCACGGACCGCAGTATACGGCACCTGGTTGCTTTGCCGCTCCATCGACCTTGTTCACCTGTGGCTCAAACTTCATAAGCCGAACGACGGACAGTGGGACAACATGGAGCGAGCAACAGATCAATTCACCTGACTTAAACGCGATTTCATTCTCCAATGCGCGAGAGGGATACGCCGTCGGAGCGGTCTATCTCGGAAGCGCAGCCTGCTTCCAAACGACCGATGGTGGCGATCACTGGAACCGGCTGGAAATCCTTGCGCCATACCCACTGACTGGCGTTTTTGCAATCGCTGGTACAAGAGAAGCCGTTGCCGTGGGATACAATGGGTACGTGACCCGAACACGAAACGGGGGCGCGTCGTGGGACACCATTGCAAAAGGACTCACCAAGCATGATCTCCGCAGCGTGGCATTCAAAGGGCAGTATGGAATTATTGTCGGCGAAGGCCCCACCATTCTCGCGACATCCGACTGGGGAGAAACCTGGGTAAATCAAAAACCGCCGACTACATCCGATCTTGACCGCGTTGTCATGTATGATAGTCTCCACGCGGTTGCCACTGGTGAGAAAGGGACCATTCTTGTTACCGCAAACGGCGGCTTATCCTGGGTGGGTCCGCCACCGAGCCAGGATTCGCTATCGGTGCAGGTGTTTCCAAACCCCGCTTCGGGCCAGACACAAATATCCTATTCGCTTCTGAAGCCTCAACACGTTACGCTGACGATCTTCGATGTGAGCGGCGTCGCTGTCGCGACGGTCCTCAACTATTCGTATCAAGCCGGACCGGAGACGGTCCCGCTGAACACGTCTGTGCTCGCGGCCGGGACCTATTTCTACCGGCTTCAAAGCGAGGAGTATTCGACCCAAGGTTCTTTCACGGTGATTCACTAA